A portion of the Ficedula albicollis isolate OC2 chromosome 4, FicAlb1.5, whole genome shotgun sequence genome contains these proteins:
- the TRMT10A gene encoding tRNA methyltransferase 10 homolog A isoform X1: MCLCAVYAQGALCDRPQTGKSGCAAGAALVSCVFPGCRHCRKPGAAVSWYSPEVPMENALLPEVPDAEGKANSNDNPAERLEAGSGKEECPESMSKRQRKKLLKQKQWEEQKDLRRQKRKEKRQKRKLERQSKLDSSSEGNDRKCMRREVVPSTLRLIVDCSFDDLMVLKDVKKLHKQIQRCYAENRKAFHPVQFYLTSHGGQLKTNMNENDKGWVNWKDIQIRTEHYSELIKKEDLVYLTSDSPDVLRELDEKKAYVIGGLVDHNHHKGITYKKAVEQGIGHAQLPLGNFVKMNSRKVLAVNHVFEIILAYLEKRDWKEAFFSVLPQRKGAVPLGEANDSSKHTLSGKEDEDNDSDSN; this comes from the exons ATGTGCCTGTGCGCTGTGTACGCGCAGGGCGCGCTGTGTGACCGCCCTCAGACAGGAAAATCGGGATGTGCAGCCGGAGCTGCGCTGGTGTCCTGTGTGTTTCCTGGCTGCCGCCACTGCAGGAAGCCGGGGGCTGCTGTTTCCTGGT ACAGTCCAGAGGTGCCGATGGAAAATGCCCTGCTCCCTGAAGTTCCTGATGCGGAAGGAAAGGCGAACTCAAATGACAATCCAGCAGAGAGACTGGAGGCAGGCTCCGGCAAGGAAGAATGCCCTGAGTCCATGTCcaagaggcagaggaagaagcTATTGAAGCAGAAGCAGTGGGAAGAACAGAAAGATCTACGGAG GCAGAAACGAAAAGAAAAACGCCAGAAGAGAAAACTAGAGCGTCAGTCAAAATTGGATTCCAGCAGTGAGGGGAATGACAGAAAGTGCATGCGCAGGGAAGTTGTTCCTAGCACGCTTCGCCTCATCGTGGACTGCAGCTTTGATGACCTGATGGTGTTAAAG GATGTTAAGAAGCTTCACAAGCAGATTCAGAGATGTTACGCAGAAAACCGCAAGGCATTTCATCCTGTGCAG TTTTACTTGACCAGCCATGGGGGACAGTTGAAGACCAACATGAACGAAAATGACAAAGGATGGGTGAATTGGAAG GATATCCAAATTAGAACAGAGCACTATAGTGAGCTAATAAAGAAAGAAGACCTAGTATATCTTACCTCAGATTCCCCAGACGTTCTCAGAGAGCTTGATGAGAAGAAAGCCTATGTGATTGGAGGACTGGTGGATCACAATCACCACAAG GGGATTACTTACAAAAaagctgtggagcagggaattGGTCATGCACAGCTTCCACTTGGAAACTTTGTCAAAATGAACAGTCGGAAAGTGTTAGCTGTCAATCATG TGTTTGAGATCATCCTTGCATACCTGGAGAAGAGAGACTGGAAGGAGGCCTTTTTCAGTGTCCTGCCACAGAGGAAAGGGGCTGTTCCTTTGGGAGAAGCCAATGATTCATCCAAACATACTCTGTCtggaaaagaagatgaagaCAATGACTCGGACAGCAACTAG
- the TRMT10A gene encoding tRNA methyltransferase 10 homolog A isoform X3: MENALLPEVPDAEGKANSNDNPAERLEAGSGKEECPESMSKRQRKKLLKQKQWEEQKDLRRQKRKEKRQKRKLERQSKLDSSSEGNDRKCMRREVVPSTLRLIVDCSFDDLMVLKDVKKLHKQIQRCYAENRKAFHPVQFYLTSHGGQLKTNMNENDKGWVNWKDIQIRTEHYSELIKKEDLVYLTSDSPDVLRELDEKKAYVIGGLVDHNHHKGITYKKAVEQGIGHAQLPLGNFVKMNSRKVLAVNHVFEIILAYLEKRDWKEAFFSVLPQRKGAVPLGEANDSSKHTLSGKEDEDNDSDSN, translated from the exons ATGGAAAATGCCCTGCTCCCTGAAGTTCCTGATGCGGAAGGAAAGGCGAACTCAAATGACAATCCAGCAGAGAGACTGGAGGCAGGCTCCGGCAAGGAAGAATGCCCTGAGTCCATGTCcaagaggcagaggaagaagcTATTGAAGCAGAAGCAGTGGGAAGAACAGAAAGATCTACGGAG GCAGAAACGAAAAGAAAAACGCCAGAAGAGAAAACTAGAGCGTCAGTCAAAATTGGATTCCAGCAGTGAGGGGAATGACAGAAAGTGCATGCGCAGGGAAGTTGTTCCTAGCACGCTTCGCCTCATCGTGGACTGCAGCTTTGATGACCTGATGGTGTTAAAG GATGTTAAGAAGCTTCACAAGCAGATTCAGAGATGTTACGCAGAAAACCGCAAGGCATTTCATCCTGTGCAG TTTTACTTGACCAGCCATGGGGGACAGTTGAAGACCAACATGAACGAAAATGACAAAGGATGGGTGAATTGGAAG GATATCCAAATTAGAACAGAGCACTATAGTGAGCTAATAAAGAAAGAAGACCTAGTATATCTTACCTCAGATTCCCCAGACGTTCTCAGAGAGCTTGATGAGAAGAAAGCCTATGTGATTGGAGGACTGGTGGATCACAATCACCACAAG GGGATTACTTACAAAAaagctgtggagcagggaattGGTCATGCACAGCTTCCACTTGGAAACTTTGTCAAAATGAACAGTCGGAAAGTGTTAGCTGTCAATCATG TGTTTGAGATCATCCTTGCATACCTGGAGAAGAGAGACTGGAAGGAGGCCTTTTTCAGTGTCCTGCCACAGAGGAAAGGGGCTGTTCCTTTGGGAGAAGCCAATGATTCATCCAAACATACTCTGTCtggaaaagaagatgaagaCAATGACTCGGACAGCAACTAG
- the TRMT10A gene encoding tRNA methyltransferase 10 homolog A isoform X2, which yields MKYPARAEKQVRKPSQKLMSETPTDSPEVPMENALLPEVPDAEGKANSNDNPAERLEAGSGKEECPESMSKRQRKKLLKQKQWEEQKDLRRQKRKEKRQKRKLERQSKLDSSSEGNDRKCMRREVVPSTLRLIVDCSFDDLMVLKDVKKLHKQIQRCYAENRKAFHPVQFYLTSHGGQLKTNMNENDKGWVNWKDIQIRTEHYSELIKKEDLVYLTSDSPDVLRELDEKKAYVIGGLVDHNHHKGITYKKAVEQGIGHAQLPLGNFVKMNSRKVLAVNHVFEIILAYLEKRDWKEAFFSVLPQRKGAVPLGEANDSSKHTLSGKEDEDNDSDSN from the exons atgaaatatccTGCACGGGCTGAGAAACAAGTCAGAAAACCCAGCCAAAAGCTAATGTCTGAAACACCCACAGACAGTCCAGAGGTGCCGATGGAAAATGCCCTGCTCCCTGAAGTTCCTGATGCGGAAGGAAAGGCGAACTCAAATGACAATCCAGCAGAGAGACTGGAGGCAGGCTCCGGCAAGGAAGAATGCCCTGAGTCCATGTCcaagaggcagaggaagaagcTATTGAAGCAGAAGCAGTGGGAAGAACAGAAAGATCTACGGAG GCAGAAACGAAAAGAAAAACGCCAGAAGAGAAAACTAGAGCGTCAGTCAAAATTGGATTCCAGCAGTGAGGGGAATGACAGAAAGTGCATGCGCAGGGAAGTTGTTCCTAGCACGCTTCGCCTCATCGTGGACTGCAGCTTTGATGACCTGATGGTGTTAAAG GATGTTAAGAAGCTTCACAAGCAGATTCAGAGATGTTACGCAGAAAACCGCAAGGCATTTCATCCTGTGCAG TTTTACTTGACCAGCCATGGGGGACAGTTGAAGACCAACATGAACGAAAATGACAAAGGATGGGTGAATTGGAAG GATATCCAAATTAGAACAGAGCACTATAGTGAGCTAATAAAGAAAGAAGACCTAGTATATCTTACCTCAGATTCCCCAGACGTTCTCAGAGAGCTTGATGAGAAGAAAGCCTATGTGATTGGAGGACTGGTGGATCACAATCACCACAAG GGGATTACTTACAAAAaagctgtggagcagggaattGGTCATGCACAGCTTCCACTTGGAAACTTTGTCAAAATGAACAGTCGGAAAGTGTTAGCTGTCAATCATG TGTTTGAGATCATCCTTGCATACCTGGAGAAGAGAGACTGGAAGGAGGCCTTTTTCAGTGTCCTGCCACAGAGGAAAGGGGCTGTTCCTTTGGGAGAAGCCAATGATTCATCCAAACATACTCTGTCtggaaaagaagatgaagaCAATGACTCGGACAGCAACTAG